In the Pseudoalteromonas ulvae UL12 genome, ATAGTATGGCCACGGCCATGAAAAACCCGCTGCAACTCTTCACTGTGAATATCGGCTTTAACCAGTGCATCGCAAATAGGCGTAAAATCTAAATTAGGCATGAATTAAACTATGTTGTAATTGTTGGATTTGATCACGAAGTTGCGCGGCTTTTTCAAACTCAAGCTCACGAGCATGTGATAACATTTGACTTTCAAGGGTCTTAATTTGATCTGCAATCTGACCAGGGGAAAGCTGCGAACTAAGCGCAGGTGCGCTCTGTGTATGTTGCCCTTTGACATCCTCCCCCACATCCATGATGTCTGTGACTTTTTTATTTAAAGCAACGGGTACTTTGCCATGTTTGATATTATACGCATGTTGGATTTCACGGCGGCGCTCCGTTTCTTCGATAGCTTTGGCCATTGATTTAGTGATTTTATCACCATATAAAATCGCCCGGCCACTTAAATGACGTGCGGCACGACCAATGGTTTGAATCAAAGAGCGCGTTGAACGCAAGAATCCTTCTTTATCAGCATCCAGAATAGCCACTAACGACACCTCTGGCATATCAAGGCCTTCTCTTAATAAGTTAATGCCCACTAACACATCAAATACACCTAAACGAAGGTCTCGAATGATTTCGATTCTTTCAACTGTATCTATGTCTGAATGAAGATAACGCACTTTTACATCATGTTCTGACAGGTAATCCGTTAAATCTTCAGCCATCCGTTTAGTGAGTGTCGTGACCAAAACTCGCTCTTTAAGCGCGACGCGTTTGTAGATTTCAGACAATAAATCATCGACTTGAGTGCTAACAGGACGCACTTCAATTTCTGGATCGAGCAGCCCGGTTGGACGAATAACTTGCTCAGCCACTTCACCGCATGAACGTTCTAATTCGTAATCACCGGGTGTCGCCGACACATAAATGGTTTGTGGTGCAATTGCTTCAAACTCATCAAACTTGAGTGGGCGGTTATCCATTGCAGAAGGCATACGAAAACCATATTCAACTAAGTTTTCTTTGCGGCTGCGATCCCCTTTGTACATCGCACCAATTTGTGACACCGTCACATGGGATTCATCGATGATCATCAAGCTATCATCTGGCAAATAATCCAATAAAGTAGGAGGTGGCTCGCCCGGCGCGCGTCCTGATAGATAACGGCTATAGTTTTCAACTCCAGAACAATAACCAAGCTCGACCATCATCTCAATATCATATTGAGTACGCTGCGTGACACGCTGTTCTTCAACTAATTTATTGTGCTTAAGTAAAAATTCGCGATGTTCTTTAAGCTCTGCTTTTATCGCTTCGGTAGCATTTAAAATCGTTTCTCGCGGTGTCACATAATGGGATTTTGGGTAAATTGTTGCACGGACAATGTGCTTTTCGACTGCGCCAGTCAGGGGATCAAAAATGCTTAAACGCTCAATTTCGTCATCAAACATTTCAACGCGAATAGCGTACGTTTCTGATTCTGCTGGAAAGATATCAACTACCTCCCCTCGTACACGATAAGTAGCACGTTGAAAGTCAATATCATTACGAGTGTATTGCAGTTCAGACAAACGCCTTAACATATCACGCTGATTAACCGTTTCGCCCACTTTAAGTAACAGCATCATTTTCATGTATGAATCTGGATCGCCCAGACCATAAATCGCTGACACTGACGCAACAATAATTACGTCACGACGCTCTAACAGTGCCTTAGTGGCTGATAAGCGCATCTGCTCAATATGTTCATTAATTGACGCATCTTTTTCAATAAATGTGTCACTGGCAACAACGTACGCTTCGGGCTGATAATAGTCATAATAAGAAACAAAATATTCAACCGCGTTGTTCGGAAAAAACTCCTTCATCTCACCATAAAGCTGAGCAGCGAGTGTTTTATTGTGCGCCATGATAATGGTTGGACGGTTTAAATCATGGATGATATTGGCCATCGTAAAGGTTTTACCCGTGCCCGTTGCACCTAATAATGTTTGGTGTGCCAACCCGGCTTCAAGTCCTTCGCACAGCTGTTTAATGGCTGTCGGCTGGTCGCCATCAGGGGTAAACTCAGAGACTAACTCAAAGACGTCACTCATACTAAACACTCTTGAGATTGTTGTTGGTTTACTTTTTCAAGATACTTAATAAACCAACGGTAAGCGATACACGCAGTAAAGATATTGCCAATAACAGCACCCACGAATAACCCTTCTAAACCAGCAACGATGCTGCCAACATAGGCAAAGGGTAAATAAAAGATAAACAGACGGATCACACTTAAAATAAGCGCATTCATAGGTTGGTGTAAGGCATTAAATGATGAATTCGTCAAAATGATGATCCCTTGAATACCGTAACCCAAAGGCAATACCCACATAAAGAGCTTAATCACTTCGATAACATGAGGATCATCGGCAAACGCACGGCTTAACCAATGAGATGTCGCAATCAGCAGCACATAAATTGCAAACTGCCACACCATAATAAACTTCAAAGTTGCTTTATAAGCATATTGAACGCGGTCGAGTTTTTGTGCCCCAAAGTTTTGACTAATAAACGGCGGAAGCGTCATCGATAGCGCCAATACCACGAGACAAGCGATGGATTCAATCCGGCTCCCCACTCCAAACGCTGCCACTGCAGTTTCTCCATGACGTGCAACTAACGCAGTCATTACCGCCATAGCAATCGGTGTGAGCATATTTGCACTGGCGGCCGGAAAACCAATTTTGAGTATCTTTTTTGCCGCGCGGAAAAAAGTTTGCTGCCCCGCATCAAGGCTTAATAACTGTTTTTGAGCAATCAGAATATATAAAATTAAAACAACTGCCGAGCTCCAAGCGATCACGCTGGCAATCGCCGCCCCTTGAATCCCCAGAGCAGGCACTGGCCCAAAGCCAAAAATCAAGATAGGATCTAAAACAGCATTTACTATACCCGCAAACCCCATGATAATACTCGGCGTTTTGGTATCGCCACTGGCTCTTAGCACTGCGTTGCCGATCATCGGCGTAATCAAAATCACACTGCCAATAAACCACACCGACATATAATCGTATATATAAGGCATTAAACGCTCACTGGCCCCCAACCAACCAAAGATAATGTCTATTGCCAAATAACCTATAAACGCTAACACTGCGACCATTAACGCTGACACAATTAATGCCACTACTCCATCATACCGTGCTTCATCAAGGTTTTTTGACCCGAGGGCTTTTGCAATCACCGCAGAAGTACCGATGCTTAAACCAATAGCGAGGCTAATCACAGTAAATGTCACAGGAAACGTAAAACTAATTGCAGCTAATGGTTCTGTGCCCAGTAGACTAACAAAAAAGGTATCAACTAAATTGAATAACATCAGCGTGATCATTCCAAACAACATTGGGATGGTCATTTTGCGCAGAGTCAAAGAAATAGGATCGGAGAGTAAATCTGGTTTCGGTGATGATTGAGTTTGCATACTGACGCCATTTTTTCAGGGATGGCTATTCTAAAACATCCAGCCAAGGGCTTCTATCTAAATCGATAAAATAATGCGCTTAAATTGCAACACAATATTTAACTCTTTGTCTGTGTTGTGCTCAGTAAATAACTGTGAATAAAAAATATCAGGCTCCAGCCCATCACCTTTGCCAAAAATACATAATCAACACCGAAAATTTACATGTTAGTAACAACTAGCGCTGTAAGTGTTTTATTTTTGCACAATCATTTCAAATCAATTACAACCACTTAAATAAAGCAAAAGATTTGTCATTAAATAGTTTGACTTTAATAACTAACTGAAAATAAAAGAATAAATAAATATGAAATAAATCTTGATCTCGCTGTATCGCTGGCAAACAAAGGCCTGAATTCACTTTTAAAAGTTTCATAAACAGAGTTATCCACAGAAACCGTGGATAACTAATTCCAAGCCTTATTCTATAAGGCTTATAAAAAAACGGACCCTTTTTACCCTTTTTTATTTACAAACGAGTCTAACTTCAGGGCATTTTTTTCGATATGAAAAGTGCTTTTATGTTTAATCTACTTACCTACACTTTTTTACGTACACTTTGCTCAAATAGTTTTCTGCACACAGAGCTTTTATTTCTCTGTAATACCTTTTAATGTCTCTGTAATACGCTTGAGAGTGCAACCATCCTATTGTGAGGTGCAAAATAAACTGCTCAATTTAAAAACAAAAACGTCAAAAACCCAGCTTATTGAGTAGAAAACAAGCGAACAAACCTAATTATTGAATTATTACAATATTAGTTGTTGACACTTTGCAGTGCGGTCATTAATATTTCGCCCCGTTGAGAGACACACGCTTCCCCCTTAGCTCAGTTGGTTAGAGCGACGGACTGTTAATCCGCAGGTCCCCCGTTCGAGTCGGGGAGGGGGAGCCAAGTTTCTAGACACTTTATGTAGTTCCCCCTTAGCTCAGTTGGTTAGAGCGACGGACTGTTAATCCGCAGGTCCCCCGTTCGAGTCGGGGAGGGGGAGCCAAGTTTCTAGACACTTTATGTAGTTCCCCCTTAGCTCAGTTGGTTAGAGCGACGGACTGTTAATCCGCAGGTCCCCCGTTCGAGTCGGGGAGGGGGAGCCAAGTTTCTAGACACTTTATGTAGTTCCCCCTTAGCTCAGTTGGTTAGAGCGACGGACTGTTAATCCGCAGGTCCCCCGTTCGAGTCGGGGAGGGGGAGCCAAGTTTCTAGACACTTTATGTAGTTCCCCCTTAGCTCAGTTGGTTAGAGCGACGGACTGTTAATCCGCAGGTCCCCCGTTCGAGTCGGGGAGGGGGAGCCAAGTTTCTAGACACTTTATGTAGTTCCCCCTTAGCTCAGTTGGTTAGAGCGACGGACTGTTAATCCGCAGGTCCCCCGTTCGAGTCGGGGAGGGGGAGCCAAGTTTCTAGACACTTTATGTAGTTCCCCCTTAGCTCAGTTGGTTAGAGCGACGGACTGTTAATCCGCAGGTCCCCCGTTCGAGTCGGGGAGGGGGAGCCAAGTTTCTAGACACTTTATGTAGTTCCCCCTTAGCTCAGTTGGTTAGAGCGACGGACTGTTAATCCGCAGGTCCCCCGTTCGAGTCGGGGAGGGGGAGCCAAGTTTCTAGACACTTTATGTAGTTCCCCCTTAGCTCAGTTGGTTAGAGCGACGGACTGTTAATCCGCAGGTCCCCCGTTCGAGTCGGGGAGGGGGAGCCAACTACATACTACATATATTGTTCCCCCTTAGCTCAGTTGGTTAGAGCGACGGACTGTTAATCCGCAGGTCCCCCGTTCGAGTCGGGGAGGGGGAGCCAATTTAAGTACACTGCCCTATTTTAGTTCCCCCTTAGCTCAGTTGGTTAGAGCGACGGACTGTTAATCCGCAGGTCCCCCGTTCGAGTCGGGGAGGGGGAGCCAAATCAAAACACCTATTCCCTACTCTTTTATATAGACATTTATTACTCTTTGCCTTAACCTTCTTATTTGAAATTTATTTGTTTAAGAATAGATATTTACCTGTCGGTAATCTAAATTTACCACTGTGAACAACTTAAAATAAGAAATGGACCATGGCTGGAACAACACGATTTTTTTTGCTTCAAATTTTCTTTTTTATCTCCTCCTTCACCATAGGCACTTATTTATTTGTCAGTAATTTGCAAAGCTTGGCTTCTCTACAGCAATTGCAAACGCAAAAAGCGGTTGATTACCATCTTAAAAACACCTCTTTAAATGTAGATGCAGAAACTCTCTCTACGCAGCTCATCATCACCTTTAATTTAAATCGTCTTATTATTAAAGATTTAGATGGAAATATACTTGATTCTGAACCAGGCCGAACCTCGCTCCCTGCCCTTGCTGATCTGATCCATAATTCGACTCCTCTCATTCGCCCACAATATGTGGTTAATAATGACAGCAATTTAAAATTAGAATTTACCATCAATCTGACAAACGAAATAGAATACGCACAAACTCAATTTTTTGTTTTTGTCTTTTTTATCATTACCTTGTCATTTGTGCCTTTTATAAGCGTGAAAACCATCATCAAACGCGCCCAAGAAAGCATTGGTAATAATATGTCCTTATTAGTCGACAGCTTTATAGAAAAAAATGATAAGAACAGTCAACTTGATACCAGTATTGCCAAACAAAGTGTATCGGCCATTTTTCCAAGCATTGTGCGCCTCAATACTTACCTAAAGCGTAAACAACAAGAAATCGAAAATTCTGCACTCTCAATCAAGCAACAAGCATTTAAAGATTCCGTCACCGAGCTGGGTAACCGAAATCTATTTGTTGAGTATTATGAACAAAATATCGAAAATACCGAAGTAAATCAGTTCGGTACACTGGCTATGGTACGCTGCAGTGAGTTACAGCTTATTAATCAGACCCGCGGTTTTCATCACGGTGATGAATATATTAAAGAAGTCGCTCAGTTATTACTTAAAGCCGCAGGCACCTATGCAGGTGCGACATGTTACCGTTTAAATAGCTCTGATTTTGCCGTTTTATTGCCTAATATTCCGATTAAAGAATCAGAGCGATTTGGACAAGACTTACAAGCAAAATTCACAGAATACCAACGCGGCGTCGAGCTCAGCTCAGTGGCCAACACTGGAATTGTTTCATACTCATCCACTAAGCCGCTTGGGGAATTATTATCACAGGTGGATACGGCACTTAGTTTAGCCCAAAGCAAACAAGTCAATGCATGGCACGTCCAAAAAGAAAGTGACTTAATGGACAATGTCAGCGCGAATTTTGGCAATCAAAATTGGCGTACCGTGATTGACGATGTCTTAAATAATTCTCGCGTGCAATTATTAATACAAACAATCATGCCAACAAATCGCAGCGCCCGTGTGTACTCTGAAATACTCGCTCGCTTTAAAACTGCCGAAGATCAAATACTGCCCACAGCATCGTTTTTGGCCATGGCAGAAAAACTCGACCAAATTTTTCATGTTGACAAAATGATTGTTGAAGCCGCACTTAACTCAATCAAAACACTGAATTTAGCTGGGCAGTTTTTTGGCATTAACATTACTGCTCGAAGCGCTCATGATGAGCAATTTTTGATTTGGTTAGAGCGACGCCTACTAAAAGACAGCAATATTTCCAGTAAACTGATTTTTGAGATCAGTGAGTTTGGTTTACAGCAAAACGTTAAAGCCAGTAAGCGTTTTATTGATATGATCCACCGCGTTGGTGCACGGATCACTGTCGAGCGCTTTGGGGTTGGTTTAACCTCTTTTAAATTTTTCCGAGATTTAAAACCCGACTTTATTAAAATGGACGCCTCTTATACTCGAGGCCTTGAAGAAGATAAAAACAATCAATACTTTATGCGCTTAATCGTTGATTTAGCCCACCGAATTGGCGTGACCGTTCTGGCCGAAGGTGTTGAAAGCCAGGAAGAAAAGCACATTGTTGAGCAACTTTGTCTTGATGGCGCGCAAGGCTACTACATTGAAAAACCACGCGAAATTTAAGGTTATTACTCTGTAATTCGACGCATTTATGGTCTGTTCGGCCGTAAATGCGATTTATTGCTATTTTTACCCAGCAATCTCCCCTTTCAAGTTGTTAAATCCCGAAGAAAACTGGATAATAAGCCAGTTTTTTAATGTGCTGGAAGTCAACCATGTCAGAATACCTGTTACTTTTAATAGCAACAGTGCTGGTTAATAATTTCGTTTTAGTCCAATTCTTAGGACTTTGTCCCTTTATGGGCGTCTCTGGAAAACTCGAAACAGCCATCGGCATGTCATTGGCCACCACATTTGTTCTTACGCTGGCCTCTGTGACCAGTTACCTCGTCAGCCATTATATTTTAATGCCGTTGGATCTCGAGTTTTTACGGACGATGAGTTTTATCTTAGTGATCGCTGTTGTGGTCCAATTTACTGAAATGGTCGTAAAAAAGACCAGTCCAACGCTTTATCGGTTATTAGGTATTTTTTTACCGCTGATCACCACAAACTGTGCAGTACTGGGTGTGGCACTGTTGAATATTAATAAAAACCATAATTTCATCCAATCCGCTATTTACGGATTTGGCGCTGCGGTTGGTTTTTCTCTGGTGCTGATATTATTTGCAGCATTACGAGAACGATTAAGTGCAGCAGATGTTCCCCTCCCTTTCAAAGGCGCATCGATTGCAATGATTACCGCAGGGTTGATGTCAATGGCATTCATGGGTTTTACAGGTTTGGTTAAGTTTTAATGATTCTAGTTTACGCACTTATTTCTCTTGGAGTTCTTGCTCTTTTATTCGGTTTAATACTCGGCTACGCCGCCATTAAATACCGCGTCGAAGGCAATCCTATTGTTGAACAAATTGATGCTATTTTGCCACAAACACAATGCGGCCAATGTGGTTACCCGGGCTGTCGTCCCTATGCCGAAGCGATTGCGAACGGGGATGAGGTTAATAAATGCCCTCCCGGAGGCGAAGCAACTGTAAAAGAACTGGCCGATTTGATGGGAGTAGAAGCCAAACCTCTTGCCGGAGGAGAAGCAAAAGAGCCAATCAAAACAGTGGCGTATATTCGCGAAGACGAATGTATCGGCTGTACAAAGTGCATCCAAGCCTGCCCTGTCGATGCCATTATTGGCGCGACAAGACAAATGCACACTGTACTAATTGATGAATGCACCGGCTGTGACCTCTGCGTCGAACCTTGCCCTGTTGATTGCATCGATATGTTGCCAGTGAAAACAACCAGCCAAAATTGGAAATGGCAGCTCGATGCTATTCCAGTCACACAGATTGACTAAGAGGTAGTCGTGGATAATTTACTCAATCAAATTGATCGTGGTGTGCTGTGGCAATATCCAGGTGGGATCCATCCCCAAACGCATAAAAAGCTATCTAATCAAACTGCAATTAACCAAGCTATTATTCCGGCTCTTTTAACCGTGCCGTTGAAACAACATATCGGTAGCCATGGTACTTTAATCGTTAATAAAGGGGATGTTGTCCTAAAAGGTCAGCCCTTAACTCAAGCCAAAGGGCATTGGGCAGTGCCTGTGCATGCCCCAACCTCAGGCACTATTATTGATATTGCACCAAACACATCCGCTCATCCTTCAGCGCTTCCAGAATTGAGCATTATGATCGAACCCGATCACCAAGATTCCTGGGCTGAACTTGAACCGTGTCCAGATTGGGCAACCCTCGAAAAAGATCATTTAGTAGAAAAAATACGCCTTGCGGGCATTAGTGGTATGGGCGGAGCGGGTTTTGCGACTTACGTTAAAGCTCAGACACAGCAAAATATTGAGTATTTGATCATCAACGGAGTCGAATGTGAGCCTTATATCACGGCAGATGATCGTCTGATGCAAGAACATGCCGAGCAAATTATCCAAGGCTGCCTCATTCTTGCTCATGTTCTAACACCTAGTCGTAT is a window encoding:
- the uvrB gene encoding excinuclease ABC subunit UvrB, whose product is MSDVFELVSEFTPDGDQPTAIKQLCEGLEAGLAHQTLLGATGTGKTFTMANIIHDLNRPTIIMAHNKTLAAQLYGEMKEFFPNNAVEYFVSYYDYYQPEAYVVASDTFIEKDASINEHIEQMRLSATKALLERRDVIIVASVSAIYGLGDPDSYMKMMLLLKVGETVNQRDMLRRLSELQYTRNDIDFQRATYRVRGEVVDIFPAESETYAIRVEMFDDEIERLSIFDPLTGAVEKHIVRATIYPKSHYVTPRETILNATEAIKAELKEHREFLLKHNKLVEEQRVTQRTQYDIEMMVELGYCSGVENYSRYLSGRAPGEPPPTLLDYLPDDSLMIIDESHVTVSQIGAMYKGDRSRKENLVEYGFRMPSAMDNRPLKFDEFEAIAPQTIYVSATPGDYELERSCGEVAEQVIRPTGLLDPEIEVRPVSTQVDDLLSEIYKRVALKERVLVTTLTKRMAEDLTDYLSEHDVKVRYLHSDIDTVERIEIIRDLRLGVFDVLVGINLLREGLDMPEVSLVAILDADKEGFLRSTRSLIQTIGRAARHLSGRAILYGDKITKSMAKAIEETERRREIQHAYNIKHGKVPVALNKKVTDIMDVGEDVKGQHTQSAPALSSQLSPGQIADQIKTLESQMLSHARELEFEKAAQLRDQIQQLQHSLIHA
- a CDS encoding MATE family efflux transporter — its product is MQTQSSPKPDLLSDPISLTLRKMTIPMLFGMITLMLFNLVDTFFVSLLGTEPLAAISFTFPVTFTVISLAIGLSIGTSAVIAKALGSKNLDEARYDGVVALIVSALMVAVLAFIGYLAIDIIFGWLGASERLMPYIYDYMSVWFIGSVILITPMIGNAVLRASGDTKTPSIIMGFAGIVNAVLDPILIFGFGPVPALGIQGAAIASVIAWSSAVVLILYILIAQKQLLSLDAGQQTFFRAAKKILKIGFPAASANMLTPIAMAVMTALVARHGETAVAAFGVGSRIESIACLVVLALSMTLPPFISQNFGAQKLDRVQYAYKATLKFIMVWQFAIYVLLIATSHWLSRAFADDPHVIEVIKLFMWVLPLGYGIQGIIILTNSSFNALHQPMNALILSVIRLFIFYLPFAYVGSIVAGLEGLFVGAVIGNIFTACIAYRWFIKYLEKVNQQQSQECLV
- a CDS encoding EAL domain-containing protein, with the protein product MAGTTRFFLLQIFFFISSFTIGTYLFVSNLQSLASLQQLQTQKAVDYHLKNTSLNVDAETLSTQLIITFNLNRLIIKDLDGNILDSEPGRTSLPALADLIHNSTPLIRPQYVVNNDSNLKLEFTINLTNEIEYAQTQFFVFVFFIITLSFVPFISVKTIIKRAQESIGNNMSLLVDSFIEKNDKNSQLDTSIAKQSVSAIFPSIVRLNTYLKRKQQEIENSALSIKQQAFKDSVTELGNRNLFVEYYEQNIENTEVNQFGTLAMVRCSELQLINQTRGFHHGDEYIKEVAQLLLKAAGTYAGATCYRLNSSDFAVLLPNIPIKESERFGQDLQAKFTEYQRGVELSSVANTGIVSYSSTKPLGELLSQVDTALSLAQSKQVNAWHVQKESDLMDNVSANFGNQNWRTVIDDVLNNSRVQLLIQTIMPTNRSARVYSEILARFKTAEDQILPTASFLAMAEKLDQIFHVDKMIVEAALNSIKTLNLAGQFFGINITARSAHDEQFLIWLERRLLKDSNISSKLIFEISEFGLQQNVKASKRFIDMIHRVGARITVERFGVGLTSFKFFRDLKPDFIKMDASYTRGLEEDKNNQYFMRLIVDLAHRIGVTVLAEGVESQEEKHIVEQLCLDGAQGYYIEKPREI
- the rsxA gene encoding electron transport complex subunit RsxA, coding for MSEYLLLLIATVLVNNFVLVQFLGLCPFMGVSGKLETAIGMSLATTFVLTLASVTSYLVSHYILMPLDLEFLRTMSFILVIAVVVQFTEMVVKKTSPTLYRLLGIFLPLITTNCAVLGVALLNINKNHNFIQSAIYGFGAAVGFSLVLILFAALRERLSAADVPLPFKGASIAMITAGLMSMAFMGFTGLVKF
- the rsxB gene encoding electron transport complex subunit RsxB → MILVYALISLGVLALLFGLILGYAAIKYRVEGNPIVEQIDAILPQTQCGQCGYPGCRPYAEAIANGDEVNKCPPGGEATVKELADLMGVEAKPLAGGEAKEPIKTVAYIREDECIGCTKCIQACPVDAIIGATRQMHTVLIDECTGCDLCVEPCPVDCIDMLPVKTTSQNWKWQLDAIPVTQID